In Mycobacteriales bacterium, a genomic segment contains:
- a CDS encoding PKD domain-containing protein encodes MAAVLAALVGTLLAVQPAWAVNAQQSTAVNAVPSAATPNAVGGAVFSMAQVGTTIVMGGAFTSMQSPNRATTYNNMPYIAAFDQNTGQVVTTFAPGLDGAVNAVLPGPTAGTVYVGGNFNNVGGVKAKGLVLLNVTTGARVAGFAAISMNGIVNSVQRLGARLFVGGTFTSIGGQTRGGIASMSATTGAVDSFVTSTVTVNHNWTSTNGGAKAAVGVSKIDITPDGSRMVAIGNFKLVDGLSRDQVAMWNLSATGATLRADWQTHRYEAACFSWAYDSYIRDVDFSPDGSYFVIAATGGGNGTLCDTAARFETDATGTDIQPTWVDYAGGDTVLSIAITGTVVYAGGHMRWMNNPNASDFAGGGSVPRPGLVALDPANGIPLTWNPGRNPRGAGAYSLLATPQGLYVGSDTDYIGNRKYFHGKIAFFPLAGGVAPASTAVQALPGGVYLGASQQAAASNVLYRVNAGGSAVQAVDAGPDWSDGSGNVSGGNNAGYSPVPNVDASVPATTPRSIFDSEHWGAQSWTFPIPSGSTVKVRLYYANRCGCTSGVGQRVFNVAINGTAVQSSYDIVANVGDQTGTMKEFPDITAAADGAVHIDFSNQVENPLINGIEIVRTDIAAPPAGAAGALTERNFDGSTAGAATAVTSPLDFSTVRGATLVGNQLYYGKTDGLFYRRTFNGATFGAEELVDPYNDPAWVNVDTGSGQTFKGQRPSFYNEITNITAMFTDGSGQLYYKLLGDSNLYKRSFSADSGIIHDNRIATGTQLPDITGAFYSGGNLYYATRADGNLSKVGFSAGTLTGAATVVSGPASDGVDWRSRALFLGPRIAANTPPTAVAAVTCSGLDCSATAAGSADSDGTIASYSWAWGDGTTTTGSTSTHSYTTAGPYTVTLTVTDNDGGTATATKPVTVTAPPPVTNPITFRATAGNQANATSAKITVPATVQAGDGLVLVMTSNSNTVTYGDPAGWAVANTVSTTGITTKVYSKVATATDAGSVVTVTASAVNKMDLRLAAYGNTSTTAPVATVTTAVDTAAVAAHTTPAASVTGSGKWVVSYWGDKSAATAAWTAPAGQTVRGVTIGTGAGRVTSLLTDAGAAAAAGPAGGLTATTDAPGTKATMLTIVLNPAS; translated from the coding sequence GTGGCTGCCGTCCTGGCGGCCTTGGTGGGGACCCTGCTGGCGGTACAGCCGGCCTGGGCGGTCAACGCCCAGCAGAGCACGGCCGTGAACGCGGTCCCGTCGGCGGCCACGCCGAACGCCGTGGGCGGAGCCGTCTTCTCGATGGCTCAGGTCGGCACGACGATCGTGATGGGCGGCGCGTTCACCTCGATGCAGTCGCCGAACCGGGCGACCACGTACAACAACATGCCGTACATCGCCGCCTTCGACCAGAACACCGGTCAGGTCGTCACGACGTTCGCGCCCGGCCTGGACGGGGCGGTCAACGCCGTGCTGCCCGGCCCGACCGCCGGCACCGTGTACGTCGGCGGCAACTTCAACAACGTCGGCGGGGTCAAGGCCAAGGGCCTGGTGCTGCTGAACGTGACCACCGGTGCCCGGGTCGCCGGCTTCGCCGCGATCAGCATGAACGGCATCGTCAACAGCGTGCAGCGGCTGGGTGCCCGGCTGTTCGTCGGCGGCACGTTCACCTCGATCGGCGGCCAGACCCGCGGCGGCATCGCCTCGATGAGCGCCACCACCGGCGCCGTCGACTCGTTCGTCACCAGCACGGTCACGGTCAACCACAACTGGACCTCGACCAACGGCGGGGCCAAGGCGGCGGTCGGTGTCTCGAAGATCGACATCACCCCGGACGGCTCCCGGATGGTCGCGATCGGCAACTTCAAGCTCGTCGACGGGCTGTCCCGCGACCAGGTCGCGATGTGGAACCTGTCCGCCACCGGCGCCACCCTCCGCGCCGACTGGCAGACCCACCGCTACGAGGCGGCCTGCTTCTCCTGGGCGTACGACTCCTACATCCGGGACGTCGACTTCTCCCCGGACGGCTCGTACTTCGTGATCGCCGCGACCGGCGGTGGCAACGGCACGCTCTGTGACACCGCGGCCCGGTTCGAGACCGACGCGACCGGCACCGACATCCAGCCGACCTGGGTCGACTACGCCGGTGGTGACACCGTGCTGTCGATCGCGATCACCGGCACCGTGGTCTACGCCGGCGGTCACATGCGCTGGATGAACAACCCCAACGCGAGCGACTTCGCCGGTGGCGGCTCCGTGCCGCGGCCGGGCCTGGTCGCCCTCGACCCGGCCAACGGCATCCCGCTGACCTGGAACCCGGGGCGCAACCCGCGCGGCGCCGGCGCGTACTCGCTGCTGGCCACTCCGCAGGGGCTCTACGTCGGCAGCGACACCGACTACATCGGCAACCGGAAGTACTTCCACGGCAAGATCGCCTTCTTCCCGCTGGCGGGCGGCGTCGCGCCGGCCTCCACCGCGGTGCAGGCGCTGCCGGGCGGCGTCTACCTGGGCGCGTCCCAGCAGGCCGCCGCGTCCAACGTGCTCTACCGGGTCAACGCCGGCGGCAGCGCCGTGCAGGCCGTCGACGCCGGTCCGGACTGGTCCGACGGCTCCGGCAACGTCAGCGGCGGCAACAACGCCGGCTACAGCCCGGTGCCCAACGTCGACGCGAGCGTGCCGGCGACCACCCCGCGCTCGATCTTCGACAGCGAGCACTGGGGCGCGCAGAGCTGGACCTTCCCGATCCCGTCCGGGTCCACGGTCAAGGTGCGGCTCTACTACGCCAACCGGTGCGGCTGCACCTCCGGCGTCGGGCAGCGGGTCTTCAACGTCGCCATCAACGGCACCGCGGTGCAGTCCTCGTACGACATCGTGGCCAACGTCGGCGACCAGACCGGCACCATGAAGGAGTTCCCGGACATCACCGCCGCCGCGGACGGTGCGGTCCACATCGACTTCAGCAACCAGGTCGAGAACCCGCTCATCAACGGCATCGAGATCGTCCGTACCGACATCGCGGCCCCGCCGGCCGGCGCCGCGGGCGCGCTGACCGAGCGCAACTTCGACGGCAGCACCGCGGGTGCCGCGACGGCCGTGACCTCGCCGCTGGACTTCAGCACCGTGCGGGGCGCGACCCTGGTCGGCAACCAGCTCTACTACGGCAAGACCGACGGGCTGTTCTACCGGCGGACCTTCAACGGCGCCACGTTCGGGGCCGAGGAGCTCGTCGACCCGTACAACGACCCGGCCTGGGTGAACGTCGACACCGGCTCCGGCCAGACGTTCAAGGGCCAGCGGCCGTCGTTCTACAACGAGATCACCAACATCACCGCGATGTTCACCGACGGCTCGGGCCAGCTGTACTACAAGCTGCTCGGCGACTCGAACCTCTACAAGCGCTCGTTCAGCGCGGACAGCGGGATCATCCACGACAACCGGATCGCGACCGGGACCCAGCTGCCCGACATCACCGGGGCGTTCTACTCCGGCGGGAACCTCTACTACGCGACCCGCGCGGACGGGAACCTGTCCAAGGTCGGCTTCTCGGCCGGCACGCTGACCGGCGCCGCGACCGTGGTGAGCGGCCCGGCCTCGGACGGCGTGGACTGGCGCTCCCGGGCGCTGTTCCTCGGCCCGCGCATCGCGGCCAACACCCCGCCGACCGCGGTCGCCGCGGTGACCTGCTCGGGGCTGGACTGCTCGGCCACCGCGGCCGGCTCGGCCGACAGCGACGGCACGATCGCCTCGTACTCGTGGGCGTGGGGGGACGGCACCACCACGACCGGCTCGACCTCGACCCACTCGTACACGACGGCCGGGCCGTACACGGTCACGCTGACCGTGACCGACAACGACGGCGGGACCGCGACGGCGACGAAGCCGGTCACCGTCACGGCGCCGCCGCCGGTGACCAACCCGATCACCTTCCGGGCCACGGCCGGCAACCAGGCCAACGCGACCTCGGCGAAGATCACCGTGCCGGCGACCGTGCAGGCCGGCGACGGCCTGGTGCTGGTGATGACCAGCAACAGCAACACGGTCACCTACGGCGACCCGGCCGGCTGGGCCGTCGCGAACACGGTCAGCACGACCGGCATCACGACGAAGGTCTACTCGAAGGTCGCGACCGCGACCGACGCCGGCTCGGTCGTCACGGTCACCGCGAGCGCCGTGAACAAGATGGACCTGCGGCTGGCCGCGTACGGCAACACGAGCACCACGGCGCCCGTCGCCACGGTGACCACCGCGGTCGACACCGCCGCGGTGGCGGCCCACACGACGCCGGCGGCCTCCGTCACCGGCAGCGGCAAGTGGGTCGTCTCGTACTGGGGTGACAAGTCGGCGGCAACGGCGGCCTGGACGGCTCCGGCCGGCCAGACGGTGCGCGGGGTCACGATCGGCACCGGCGCCGGGCGGGTCACCTCGCTGCTCACCGACGCGGGGGCCGCGGCCGCCGCGGGCCCGGCCGGCGGGCTGACCGCCACGACCGACGCCCCCGGCACCAAGGCGACGATGCTGACGATCGTGCTCAACCCGGCCTCCTAG
- the cysC gene encoding adenylyl-sulfate kinase — protein sequence MDLLPAGLDSWPVHAAGPELLADLELLLAGVDVDLGGELRPLGDGRVALRRVPDVDEQVAGTGRLVLADPEGTPLAVLVVDATGTGTTGTGGGRAAVTGIGDGGWVGVLEALRPPAYGPFRGLQRPPEQVRAEQDGPVLAVVCDRPPLATDLERVTAAGQKSVLLLARTAGRQTGGLPPEALVRSVLAAGRALGGDTRVVTVPLRRLADPAADEAAAVAVARAYGASDVLMLDGGPWAAALAALDTEQDLPEDLAPAEVRTELRRWRAPRSRRGLVVFFTGLSGSGKSTVARALIDALLEDGRRSLTVLDGDVVRRELSRGLGFSQADRDLNVRRIGWVAAEVARHGGIAVCAPIAPYAATRAAVRAETEAVGDFFLVHVATPLEVCEQRDRKGLYAKARAGLIPQFTGISDPYEEPDDAEFVVDTSTEPLDASLARLLTALRTGGWLTS from the coding sequence ATGGACCTGCTGCCGGCCGGACTGGATTCGTGGCCGGTGCACGCCGCCGGGCCTGAGCTGCTCGCCGACCTGGAGCTGCTGCTCGCGGGCGTGGACGTGGACCTCGGCGGTGAGTTGCGGCCGCTGGGCGACGGCCGGGTGGCGCTGCGCCGGGTCCCGGACGTGGATGAGCAGGTCGCCGGCACCGGACGGCTGGTGCTCGCCGACCCGGAAGGCACGCCGCTCGCCGTCCTCGTCGTGGACGCGACCGGGACCGGCACGACCGGGACCGGCGGGGGCAGGGCCGCCGTGACCGGGATCGGCGATGGGGGCTGGGTCGGGGTGCTGGAGGCGCTCCGGCCGCCGGCCTACGGGCCGTTCCGCGGGCTGCAGCGACCGCCGGAGCAGGTCCGGGCCGAGCAGGACGGGCCGGTGCTCGCGGTCGTCTGCGACCGGCCGCCGCTGGCCACCGACCTGGAGCGGGTCACCGCCGCGGGCCAGAAGTCGGTGCTGCTGCTGGCCCGGACCGCGGGCCGGCAGACCGGAGGGCTCCCGCCGGAGGCGCTGGTGCGGTCCGTGCTCGCGGCCGGCCGGGCGCTCGGCGGCGACACCAGGGTGGTCACCGTGCCGCTGCGCCGGCTGGCCGACCCGGCCGCCGACGAGGCCGCAGCGGTCGCCGTCGCCCGGGCGTACGGGGCGAGCGACGTGCTCATGCTCGACGGCGGGCCCTGGGCGGCGGCGCTGGCCGCGCTCGACACCGAGCAGGACCTGCCCGAGGACCTGGCCCCGGCCGAGGTCCGGACCGAGCTGCGCCGCTGGCGGGCGCCGCGGTCCCGCCGGGGCCTGGTGGTGTTCTTCACCGGACTGTCCGGCTCGGGGAAGTCGACGGTCGCCCGCGCGCTCATCGACGCGCTGCTCGAAGACGGCCGGCGCAGTCTGACCGTCCTCGATGGCGACGTGGTGCGTCGAGAACTGTCACGCGGGCTCGGTTTCTCGCAGGCTGACCGCGATCTGAACGTACGGCGGATCGGCTGGGTCGCGGCCGAGGTCGCCCGGCACGGCGGGATCGCCGTCTGCGCCCCGATCGCACCGTACGCGGCGACGCGGGCCGCGGTCCGGGCCGAGACCGAGGCGGTCGGCGACTTCTTCCTCGTGCACGTCGCGACGCCGCTGGAGGTCTGCGAGCAGCGCGACCGCAAGGGGCTGTACGCCAAGGCGCGGGCCGGTCTGATCCCGCAGTTCACCGGGATCAGCGATCCGTACGAGGAGCCGGACGATGCGGAGTTCGTCGTCGACACCTCGACCGAGCCGCTCGACGCGTCCCTCGCCCGTCTCCTCACCGCGCTGCGAACCGGCGGCTGGCTCACGTCTTAG
- a CDS encoding sulfite exporter TauE/SafE family protein has protein sequence MDPTIVIAGLIVGVLVGLTGMGGGALMTPVLVLLFGVQPLAAVSSDLVVSLFMKPVGGFVHLRHGTVHFSLVKWLCVGSVPAAFGGVLLLRALGDGERVQNVVKYALGVALLLAVVTMCARGLLDLRRHGKSWRAGRQGGVAGSPHPLVVRVVPTVLIGVIGGVVVGMTSVGSGSLIIVLLLVLYPRLRAGELVGTDLVQAVPLVGAAALGHALFGQVQIGLTLGLLVGAIPGVWLGARLSSRAPQMVVRRALALVLIASGLKLLNASNGQLLAALVIVGIAGPLLWMAARRRVGLPASWRTERRMVTAERETVAS, from the coding sequence GTGGATCCGACCATCGTCATTGCCGGGCTGATCGTGGGTGTCCTGGTGGGCCTCACCGGCATGGGCGGCGGGGCGCTGATGACGCCCGTGCTCGTCCTGCTGTTCGGCGTCCAGCCGCTCGCCGCGGTCTCCAGTGACCTCGTCGTGTCGCTGTTCATGAAGCCGGTGGGCGGCTTCGTCCACCTCAGGCACGGGACCGTGCACTTCTCGCTGGTGAAGTGGCTGTGCGTCGGCTCGGTGCCGGCCGCGTTCGGCGGCGTGCTGCTGCTGCGGGCGCTGGGCGACGGCGAGCGCGTGCAGAACGTCGTCAAGTACGCGCTCGGGGTCGCGCTGCTGCTGGCCGTGGTGACGATGTGCGCCCGCGGCCTGCTCGACCTGCGCCGGCACGGGAAGTCCTGGCGCGCCGGCAGGCAGGGGGGCGTCGCGGGCAGCCCGCATCCCTTGGTCGTCCGCGTTGTTCCTACTGTTCTGATCGGGGTCATCGGCGGGGTGGTGGTCGGGATGACCTCCGTCGGGTCCGGCTCGCTGATCATCGTGCTGCTCCTGGTGCTCTACCCGCGGCTGCGGGCGGGGGAGCTGGTCGGGACCGACCTGGTGCAGGCCGTCCCGCTGGTCGGTGCGGCCGCGCTCGGGCACGCCCTGTTCGGACAGGTCCAGATCGGGCTCACGTTGGGGCTGCTCGTCGGCGCGATCCCGGGCGTGTGGCTCGGGGCCCGGCTGTCCAGTCGCGCGCCGCAGATGGTGGTACGCCGGGCGCTCGCGCTCGTGCTCATCGCGTCCGGGCTGAAGCTGCTCAACGCGTCCAACGGCCAACTGCTGGCCGCGCTCGTGATCGTCGGGATCGCCGGCCCGTTGCTGTGGATGGCGGCGCGGCGGCGGGTAGGGCTGCCGGCGTCCTGGCGGACGGAACGGCGCATGGTCACCGCCGAACGCGAGACCGTCGCAAGCTGA
- a CDS encoding Rrf2 family transcriptional regulator — protein sequence MHISARTDYAVRAMLILAAAGQDTVTGQALAAGQQLPQKFLEAILADLRRAGLVRSRRGPVGGYALTRPPSEIAIGEIVRAVDGPLAVVRGERPEQAVYAGAAEHLGTLWVALRAAVRSVLDDVTLAEVLAGELPQQVQDLIDSPGAWHSR from the coding sequence GTGCACATCTCCGCCCGGACCGACTATGCGGTGCGGGCAATGCTGATTCTGGCCGCCGCGGGCCAGGACACCGTGACCGGTCAGGCGCTGGCCGCCGGTCAACAGCTGCCGCAGAAGTTCCTGGAAGCGATCCTCGCCGACCTGCGCCGGGCCGGCCTCGTCCGCAGCCGGCGCGGCCCCGTCGGCGGCTACGCGCTCACCCGGCCGCCGTCCGAGATCGCGATCGGCGAGATCGTCCGGGCCGTCGACGGGCCGCTCGCGGTCGTGCGGGGTGAGCGCCCCGAGCAGGCGGTGTATGCGGGCGCGGCCGAGCACCTGGGCACGCTCTGGGTGGCGCTGCGGGCCGCCGTCCGAAGCGTGCTCGACGACGTCACGCTGGCCGAGGTGCTCGCCGGGGAGCTGCCGCAGCAGGTCCAGGACCTGATCGACTCACCCGGCGCCTGGCACTCCCGCTAG
- a CDS encoding SIS domain-containing protein translates to MIDRESVLRARVADSIAAAQRLLAAHSGPATGPPEAGTRSSGSRVGTDAIGATAVAAERVAESLRGGGKVLFFGNGGSASDAGHLAAELLGRFALERRSLAAACLSDHTAAMTAIGNDYGYDDVFARQVAGLGRPGDVAIGLSTSGSSANVVRALETARELGMVTIALTGAGGGKVAGVVDICVRVPSEDTPRVQELCMLLGHTLCELVEQELADSEPGGAG, encoded by the coding sequence GTGATCGACCGGGAGAGCGTGCTGCGCGCGCGGGTGGCGGACAGCATCGCGGCCGCCCAGCGTCTGCTGGCCGCTCACTCCGGCCCCGCCACCGGGCCGCCCGAGGCCGGCACCCGGAGCAGCGGGAGTCGGGTGGGAACGGATGCGATCGGCGCCACGGCGGTGGCGGCGGAGCGGGTGGCGGAGAGCTTGCGGGGCGGCGGGAAGGTGCTGTTCTTCGGCAACGGCGGTTCGGCCTCCGATGCCGGGCATCTCGCCGCTGAGCTGCTCGGGCGGTTCGCGCTGGAGCGGCGGTCGCTCGCCGCGGCCTGCCTGTCCGACCACACCGCGGCGATGACCGCGATCGGCAACGACTACGGGTACGACGACGTGTTCGCCCGCCAGGTCGCCGGGCTGGGGCGACCGGGGGACGTCGCGATCGGGCTGTCCACCAGCGGGAGCTCGGCCAACGTCGTCCGGGCGCTGGAGACCGCGCGCGAGCTCGGGATGGTCACGATCGCGCTGACCGGCGCGGGTGGCGGCAAGGTGGCGGGCGTGGTCGACATCTGCGTCCGGGTGCCGAGCGAGGACACGCCGCGCGTCCAGGAACTCTGCATGCTGCTCGGCCACACCCTCTGCGAGCTCGTCGAGCAGGAGCTGGCCGACTCCGAGCCGGGTGGCGCGGGCTAG